A genomic segment from Lignipirellula cremea encodes:
- a CDS encoding selenium-binding family protein, with amino-acid sequence MQRRDFLKTTAAGAAFTLANSGVNSRGRAAETAACCDRTYATPAAAMLAPPETTAYMPAIYTGTKRKKPDYMATVDVDPLSATYSQVVDRLPMPNVGDELHHFGWNACSSCHGEDGASRRFLVVPGLASGRIHILDSADPRRLKLHKVIEGDEIARKTNLSTPHTVHCLADGLIMISMLGDAQGEAPGGFLLLDSEFRIAGRWSQNQTGMNFNYDFWYQPRHNVMISSEWAAPNTVRRGFQLDDVKAGKYGHSLHFWDWEKHVISQSIDLGDQGMIPLEVRFHHNPDSAHGFVGAALSSSMWHYHKPGDQWQADKILQVEPVELEGWPFPVPGLITDLVLSLDDRFLYFSNWLHGDIRQYDVSDPAHPKLTGQVWLGGLLKKGGKIRDKQLNGGPQMLQLSLDGKRLYVTNSLYSVWDNQFYPAIGEEGSYLLQLDCDTKQGGLSLNEEFYVDFGAEPGGPARAHEIRFPGGDSTSDIWV; translated from the coding sequence ATGCAACGACGCGATTTTTTGAAAACGACCGCCGCAGGCGCCGCGTTCACCCTGGCAAACTCCGGCGTCAACTCCCGCGGCCGGGCCGCCGAAACGGCCGCCTGTTGCGATCGCACCTACGCCACGCCGGCCGCCGCCATGCTGGCCCCGCCGGAAACGACCGCGTACATGCCGGCCATTTATACGGGCACCAAACGGAAGAAACCGGACTACATGGCGACCGTCGATGTCGATCCGCTGTCGGCGACCTACAGCCAGGTCGTCGATCGCCTGCCGATGCCGAACGTGGGCGACGAACTGCATCACTTTGGCTGGAACGCCTGCAGCAGCTGCCACGGCGAGGACGGCGCGTCCCGCCGGTTCCTGGTCGTTCCCGGTCTGGCGTCCGGCCGCATCCATATTCTTGATAGCGCCGATCCCCGCCGGCTGAAGTTGCATAAGGTGATCGAAGGGGACGAGATCGCCCGGAAGACGAACCTGTCCACGCCGCACACGGTCCACTGCCTGGCCGATGGCCTGATCATGATCTCCATGCTGGGCGACGCCCAAGGGGAAGCGCCGGGCGGCTTCCTGCTGCTCGACAGTGAATTCCGCATCGCCGGACGCTGGTCGCAGAACCAGACCGGCATGAACTTCAACTACGATTTCTGGTACCAGCCTCGCCACAATGTGATGATCAGCAGCGAATGGGCGGCCCCCAATACGGTCCGCCGGGGGTTCCAGCTGGACGATGTCAAAGCCGGCAAGTACGGCCATTCCCTGCATTTCTGGGACTGGGAGAAGCATGTCATTTCGCAGAGCATCGACCTGGGCGACCAGGGAATGATCCCGCTGGAAGTCCGCTTCCACCACAACCCCGACAGCGCGCATGGCTTTGTCGGCGCCGCCTTGAGCAGCTCCATGTGGCATTACCATAAGCCGGGCGACCAGTGGCAGGCCGACAAAATCCTGCAGGTGGAGCCGGTCGAGCTGGAAGGCTGGCCGTTTCCCGTGCCTGGCCTGATCACCGATCTGGTGCTTTCGCTCGACGATCGCTTTCTGTATTTCTCCAACTGGCTGCACGGCGATATCCGCCAGTACGATGTGAGCGATCCGGCCCATCCCAAACTGACTGGCCAGGTCTGGCTGGGCGGCCTGCTGAAAAAGGGCGGCAAGATCCGCGACAAGCAGCTCAACGGCGGCCCGCAAATGCTGCAGTTAAGCCTGGACGGCAAACGCCTTTACGTGACGAACTCGCTGTATAGCGTATGGGACAACCAGTTCTATCCGGCGATCGGCGAGGAGGGTTCGTACCTGCTGCAGCTGGACTGCGATACAAAGCAGGGCGGACTATCGCTGAATGAAGAGTTCTACGTCGACTTCGGCGCCGAACCCGGCGGCCCGGCCCGCGCCCATGAGATCCGCTTCCCCGGCGGCGACAGCACGTCGGATATCTGGGTTTAA
- the bshB1 gene encoding bacillithiol biosynthesis deacetylase BshB1: MLDVLIVAPHPDDAELGMGGSICRMQAEGLRVGVLDLTSGEPTPHGSVELRQAETAAATQALGLMWRENLGLPNRSLEPTLEARRKLAEVIRLTRPRWLFAPYWVDAHPDHTAATELVEAARFWAKLSKTDMQGQPHHPERIYNYYCVHLKMAPQPAFILDISEYWEQKLAAIRCYESQFITGRDPGPPSFVDRLRDEAAWWGKTIGVAYGEPFNSREPIGLRGWSELM; the protein is encoded by the coding sequence ATGCTGGATGTTTTGATTGTTGCGCCGCATCCTGACGATGCGGAACTGGGGATGGGCGGTTCGATCTGCCGCATGCAGGCGGAGGGCCTGCGGGTCGGCGTGCTGGATTTGACCAGCGGGGAGCCGACTCCGCATGGCAGCGTGGAGCTGCGGCAGGCTGAAACGGCGGCGGCGACCCAGGCGCTCGGTCTGATGTGGCGGGAGAACCTGGGGCTGCCGAATCGCAGCCTGGAGCCGACGCTGGAAGCCCGGCGGAAGCTGGCCGAAGTGATCCGCCTGACACGGCCGCGATGGCTGTTCGCTCCGTACTGGGTCGACGCCCATCCCGACCATACGGCCGCGACGGAGCTGGTCGAGGCGGCCCGGTTCTGGGCCAAGCTAAGCAAGACCGACATGCAAGGACAGCCGCATCATCCGGAGCGAATCTACAACTATTACTGCGTGCATTTGAAAATGGCGCCGCAGCCCGCTTTTATTCTCGATATCAGCGAATACTGGGAGCAGAAGCTGGCCGCCATCCGCTGTTATGAAAGCCAGTTTATCACGGGTCGCGATCCGGGGCCGCCGAGCTTTGTGGATCGCCTCCGCGACGAGGCCGCCTGGTGGGGGAAAACAATCGGCGTCGCCTACGGCGAACCCTTCAACAGCCGAGAGCCAATCGGTCTGCGCGGCTGGAGTGAACTGATGTAG
- a CDS encoding leucine-rich repeat domain-containing protein, protein MEEPVASTPPTNVAHGAARLTWRKIVLLVLLLAAGAWLGLGYLQVRQERSALRELALLGGEVGERTQSNAPRWLQSLLGEEFFTDASKITFQPGEINSSRLAPLALLRSLESVDLSLTNADDRAVPFLARLPELTTLFLKGTAVTDKGVAGLAHAAKLERLDLSGCPITPAAGESLAEIRSLRFLWLDDTPLGDAGPQSLSLLRLEFLSLNRCQLTDASGEQVRRMNTLRSVRLAGNTIGDPALTEIGQMQPLSNLLDLSDCPVTDAGLESLGQLIYLRSLDLRGSQATSAGIMRLRRTLPRCRILADASPEG, encoded by the coding sequence GTGGAAGAACCTGTTGCTTCAACCCCGCCGACGAACGTCGCGCACGGGGCGGCTCGATTGACCTGGCGAAAGATCGTGCTGCTCGTCCTCTTGCTGGCGGCCGGCGCCTGGCTGGGGCTGGGGTATCTGCAGGTGCGGCAGGAACGGTCCGCGCTGCGGGAGCTGGCTCTGCTGGGCGGCGAGGTTGGGGAACGTACGCAAAGCAACGCGCCGCGGTGGCTGCAGTCGCTGCTGGGGGAGGAGTTCTTCACCGACGCCTCCAAGATCACGTTCCAGCCGGGCGAGATTAACTCCAGCCGTCTTGCTCCGCTGGCCCTGTTGCGTTCGCTGGAGAGTGTTGACTTGAGTCTGACCAATGCGGACGACCGGGCCGTGCCGTTTCTGGCCCGCCTGCCGGAACTGACGACGCTGTTCCTGAAAGGGACGGCCGTCACCGATAAAGGCGTCGCCGGCCTGGCCCATGCGGCGAAGCTGGAACGGCTGGATCTTTCCGGCTGCCCAATCACGCCGGCTGCCGGCGAGTCGCTGGCAGAAATCCGCTCGCTCCGTTTCCTGTGGCTGGACGACACGCCCCTGGGCGACGCCGGGCCGCAGTCGCTGTCGCTTCTCCGGTTGGAGTTCCTGTCGCTGAACCGTTGTCAGCTGACCGACGCCAGCGGCGAGCAGGTGCGGCGGATGAACACGCTGCGATCCGTGCGGCTGGCCGGCAATACGATCGGCGATCCGGCGCTGACGGAGATCGGCCAGATGCAGCCGTTGTCGAATCTGCTGGACCTGTCGGATTGCCCCGTGACCGACGCCGGCCTGGAGTCGCTCGGGCAGTTGATCTACCTGCGCAGCCTTGACCTGCGCGGCTCCCAGGCGACGTCGGCTGGCATCATGCGTTTGCGACGGACGTTGCCCCGCTGTCGCATTCTGGCCGACGCTTCGCCTGAAGGTTAA
- the miaB gene encoding tRNA (N6-isopentenyl adenosine(37)-C2)-methylthiotransferase MiaB, translated as MTKRLYIETVGCQMNVLDSEMVVASLRRDGYELTSDIELADTILFNTCSVREQSENKTYSALGRLKDAKTKNPHKIIGVLGCMAQKDQRLIFERAPFVDLVVGPGQLKQVPELIAQSQAGAGQQLAVSLQRTGGSSDVVKRSHETFDPLRDPTMRPTPFQAFLRIQIGCDKFCTYCVVPMTRGPEQGREPAQLIEEAKILADQGCLEITLLGQTVNSYRYRHGDGRSTNLAELLHQLHEIEGIRRLKFVTNYPKDMTAELLTAVRDLPKVSPYLHVPAQSGSNEVLKRMKRGYTVEDYREMMDRIREHLPHPSLASDFIVGFSGETEEDFQKTIELVEECRFKNSFIFKYSERTGTKAANLLPDDVPYPVKQRRNNELLEVQNRISEEENHRFLGATVEVLVEGPSKAAVKREESGETTVTGDSPLQLTGRTPCDRIVVFEGNLRQVGQIMPVAIYDVSAFTLHGAVVTEHVGPHSLALLT; from the coding sequence ATGACCAAACGTCTCTACATTGAAACCGTCGGCTGTCAAATGAACGTGCTCGACAGCGAAATGGTGGTCGCCAGCCTCCGTCGGGACGGCTACGAACTGACCAGCGATATCGAGCTGGCCGATACGATCCTGTTTAACACCTGCAGCGTGCGCGAGCAGTCGGAAAATAAAACGTATAGCGCCCTGGGTCGCCTGAAGGACGCCAAAACCAAAAACCCGCACAAAATCATCGGCGTGCTCGGCTGCATGGCCCAGAAAGACCAGCGCCTGATCTTTGAGCGCGCGCCGTTTGTCGATCTGGTCGTCGGCCCCGGTCAACTGAAGCAGGTCCCCGAGCTGATCGCCCAAAGCCAGGCCGGAGCCGGACAGCAGCTGGCCGTCAGCCTGCAACGCACCGGCGGCTCCTCCGATGTGGTCAAACGCAGCCACGAAACGTTCGATCCGCTCCGCGATCCGACCATGCGGCCCACGCCGTTCCAGGCTTTTCTGCGGATCCAGATCGGCTGCGACAAGTTCTGCACCTATTGTGTGGTCCCCATGACCCGCGGTCCCGAACAAGGCCGCGAGCCCGCACAACTGATCGAAGAAGCCAAAATCCTGGCCGACCAGGGCTGTCTGGAAATTACCCTGCTGGGGCAGACGGTCAACAGCTATCGTTACCGCCACGGCGACGGCCGCTCCACCAACCTGGCCGAACTGCTGCACCAGCTGCACGAGATTGAAGGCATCCGCCGCCTGAAGTTCGTCACCAACTACCCCAAAGATATGACGGCCGAACTGCTGACGGCTGTGCGCGACCTGCCGAAGGTTTCTCCCTACCTGCACGTGCCGGCCCAGAGCGGCTCCAACGAAGTGCTCAAGCGGATGAAGCGCGGCTACACGGTCGAAGACTATCGCGAAATGATGGACCGCATTCGCGAGCACCTGCCGCATCCTTCGCTGGCCAGCGACTTCATCGTCGGCTTCTCCGGCGAAACCGAAGAGGACTTCCAAAAGACGATCGAACTGGTCGAAGAGTGCCGCTTCAAAAACAGCTTCATCTTCAAGTACAGCGAACGGACCGGCACCAAGGCCGCCAACCTGCTGCCCGACGACGTCCCTTACCCGGTCAAGCAGCGACGGAATAACGAGCTGCTCGAAGTGCAGAACCGGATCAGCGAAGAAGAGAACCACCGTTTCCTGGGCGCCACCGTCGAAGTGCTTGTCGAAGGTCCCAGCAAGGCGGCCGTCAAACGGGAAGAATCCGGCGAAACGACCGTCACCGGCGACTCGCCGCTGCAGCTTACCGGCCGCACCCCTTGCGACCGGATCGTGGTCTTCGAAGGGAACCTTCGCCAGGTCGGCCAGATCATGCCCGTCGCCATCTACGACGTTTCCGCCTTCACCCTGCACGGCGCCGTCGTCACCGAACACGTCGGCCCGCACTCCCTGGCGCTATTGACGTAA
- a CDS encoding (Fe-S)-binding protein, with amino-acid sequence MQPPAADKTNPGAGIDYGLFLDCVHCGLCTASCPTYAEDGNENDSPRGRIYLMRAVTDGRLEMNHQVKRHLELCLDCRACESACPSGVQYGKLIEPFRVAMEEQSTDDRKSEDWFHRLILFGLFPYPERMRKSLWPARIAQRLGLDRLVLNSPLRRLIPSRLQRLMSLLPPLKKDPGPLPRVLPAIGKPRARVAMFTGCVADVMFRQTHWATARVLQENGCDVIVPDSQVCCGAIHYHAGASDPARELADQNLQAFDLDDVDAVLVNVAGCGSMLKDYGHHWPDARQAERERFAGKVRDVSEFLDELGLIPPQGELNITATYHDACHLAHAQQVRDQPRRLLKQIPGLKLKELPESEICCGAAGTYNLTEPDMADRLARRKWENIKKTGARVVVTANAGCLLQIARESRNQGEPLAIVHPMDLLDLSYRRQPLN; translated from the coding sequence ATGCAGCCCCCTGCCGCGGACAAAACCAACCCCGGAGCCGGCATTGATTACGGCCTGTTCCTTGACTGCGTGCATTGCGGTTTGTGCACTGCTTCGTGCCCGACCTATGCGGAAGACGGCAACGAGAACGACAGCCCCCGCGGCCGCATTTACCTGATGCGGGCCGTGACCGACGGCCGCCTGGAGATGAATCACCAGGTGAAGCGGCATTTAGAGCTGTGCCTGGACTGCCGGGCCTGCGAATCGGCCTGCCCTTCCGGCGTGCAGTACGGCAAGTTGATTGAACCGTTCCGCGTGGCGATGGAAGAGCAGTCGACCGATGATCGGAAGTCCGAGGACTGGTTCCATCGGCTGATCCTGTTTGGCCTGTTCCCCTATCCGGAGCGGATGCGCAAGTCGCTCTGGCCGGCCCGTATTGCCCAGCGACTGGGGCTGGATCGGCTGGTGCTGAATTCGCCCTTGCGACGACTGATCCCGTCCCGACTGCAGCGGTTGATGTCGTTATTGCCGCCGCTCAAAAAAGATCCCGGCCCCCTGCCCCGGGTGCTGCCCGCCATCGGCAAGCCGCGCGCCCGGGTGGCCATGTTTACTGGCTGCGTGGCCGATGTGATGTTCCGGCAGACCCACTGGGCGACCGCCCGCGTGCTGCAGGAGAACGGCTGCGATGTGATCGTACCGGACTCGCAGGTTTGTTGCGGCGCCATTCACTACCACGCGGGAGCCAGCGACCCGGCCCGCGAACTGGCCGACCAGAACCTGCAGGCGTTTGACCTGGACGACGTCGATGCGGTCCTGGTGAATGTGGCCGGCTGTGGATCGATGCTCAAAGACTACGGCCACCACTGGCCCGACGCACGCCAGGCGGAGCGAGAACGGTTCGCCGGGAAGGTTCGCGACGTCAGCGAGTTCCTCGACGAGTTGGGCCTGATCCCGCCGCAGGGCGAGCTCAATATCACCGCGACCTATCACGATGCGTGCCATCTGGCCCATGCCCAGCAGGTCCGCGACCAGCCCCGACGGCTGCTGAAGCAGATTCCCGGGCTCAAGCTGAAAGAACTGCCCGAGTCGGAAATCTGTTGCGGGGCCGCCGGCACGTACAACTTGACCGAGCCCGACATGGCCGATCGCCTCGCCCGGCGCAAATGGGAAAACATCAAAAAGACGGGCGCCCGGGTGGTCGTGACCGCCAACGCGGGTTGTCTGCTGCAGATCGCCCGCGAGTCCCGCAACCAGGGCGAGCCGCTGGCCATCGTGCACCCGATGGACCTGCTCGATCTCAGCTACCGCCGCCAGCCATTGAACTGA
- a CDS encoding cupin domain-containing protein has product MDMLSRRSFTQGTLGSLLTFSLLETLYERDAFGADTAPDVSRWFADVNQLGWDLKEQQISQADWRSKLEELLAKVDLPALLKSIDFDKLTKNVTLPDAGARSLRFSFTQIEGAPQKLAYGKQVFAMKKGCSVVPHGHNNMATAFIILQGKFRGKHYDRLADEAKHVVIRPTIDREFGPAEYSTVTDEKDNVHWFKAESEGAFIFNLHAMNITPGKGVPTGRIYLDPNGEKLDDGLIRARRINHDEATKLYG; this is encoded by the coding sequence ATGGACATGCTCTCACGTCGATCGTTCACGCAGGGGACGCTGGGGTCGCTGCTGACATTCTCGTTGCTGGAAACCCTGTACGAACGGGACGCCTTCGGAGCCGACACGGCGCCTGATGTTTCCCGCTGGTTCGCCGACGTGAACCAGCTGGGCTGGGATCTGAAAGAGCAGCAAATTTCCCAGGCCGACTGGCGGTCCAAGCTGGAGGAACTGCTGGCCAAAGTCGACCTGCCGGCGCTGCTGAAGTCGATCGACTTTGACAAGCTGACCAAAAATGTGACGCTGCCCGACGCCGGCGCCCGGAGCCTGCGGTTCTCGTTTACCCAGATCGAAGGCGCCCCGCAAAAACTGGCCTATGGCAAGCAGGTGTTCGCCATGAAGAAGGGCTGCTCGGTCGTGCCGCATGGCCATAACAACATGGCCACGGCGTTCATTATTCTGCAGGGGAAATTCCGCGGCAAGCATTATGATCGCCTGGCCGACGAAGCGAAGCATGTGGTGATCCGGCCGACGATCGACCGTGAGTTTGGTCCCGCCGAATACTCCACCGTGACGGATGAAAAAGATAACGTCCACTGGTTCAAGGCCGAATCCGAAGGGGCGTTTATTTTTAACCTGCACGCGATGAACATCACCCCCGGCAAAGGCGTTCCGACCGGCCGCATCTATCTGGATCCCAACGGCGAGAAGCTCGACGACGGCCTGATCCGGGCCCGCCGCATCAACCACGACGAAGCGACGAAGCTCTACGGGTAA
- a CDS encoding phosphoglycerate dehydrogenase produces the protein MPRVLVTPTMLLRKPGAYSEILEQGGFEVVYPPEGADTQKAEVIGPLVQTVDAVLASTEPLRGETLASSTLRAIARMGVGYDSVDIRQATELGIAVTITPGVLEDSVAEHTMAMLLALTRDIVKRDREVREGVWPRLGLPRLAGKTFGIIGLGRIGRAVAERALGFQMKVIAFDPFADPAFAATQGIEMLSLEDLLASSDVVSLHAASTPETRDLINATTLGQIKQGAILVNTSRGDLVDEDALCDALRNGKLWGAALDVFKKEPLPLDSELLTFPNVLLCTHMGGLDLASEVAGSSLAAQCIVDLYQNKPPLNCMVNRQIADGWKW, from the coding sequence ATGCCACGCGTTCTAGTGACGCCCACCATGTTGTTACGCAAGCCGGGCGCCTATTCGGAGATCCTGGAGCAGGGCGGCTTTGAAGTGGTCTATCCGCCCGAGGGCGCGGATACGCAGAAGGCGGAAGTCATCGGCCCGCTGGTGCAGACGGTCGACGCCGTGCTGGCCAGCACGGAACCGTTACGCGGAGAGACGCTGGCCAGTTCCACGCTCCGGGCGATCGCCCGGATGGGCGTCGGCTATGATTCGGTCGATATCCGCCAGGCTACAGAACTGGGTATCGCGGTCACGATCACGCCCGGCGTGCTCGAAGACTCCGTCGCCGAACACACCATGGCGATGCTGCTGGCCCTGACCCGTGATATCGTCAAGCGGGACCGCGAAGTGCGCGAAGGAGTCTGGCCGCGGCTCGGTCTGCCGCGACTGGCCGGCAAGACGTTTGGCATTATCGGCCTGGGCCGGATCGGCCGCGCCGTGGCCGAACGGGCGCTCGGCTTCCAGATGAAAGTCATCGCGTTCGACCCGTTTGCCGATCCGGCTTTCGCCGCCACGCAAGGGATCGAGATGCTCTCGCTGGAAGACCTGCTGGCCAGCTCCGATGTGGTCAGCCTGCATGCGGCCTCCACGCCCGAGACGCGTGACCTGATCAATGCGACCACGCTGGGACAGATCAAGCAGGGAGCGATCCTGGTGAATACGTCCCGCGGCGATCTGGTCGACGAAGACGCCCTGTGCGACGCCCTTCGCAACGGCAAGCTGTGGGGCGCCGCGCTCGATGTGTTCAAGAAAGAGCCGCTGCCGCTCGACAGCGAACTGCTCACTTTCCCAAACGTTCTGCTCTGCACGCACATGGGCGGGCTCGATCTGGCGTCGGAAGTCGCCGGCAGCAGCCTCGCCGCGCAGTGCATTGTCGATCTGTACCAGAACAAGCCGCCGCTGAATTGCATGGTAAATCGCCAGATAGCCGACGGCTGGAAATGGTAA